A part of Numida meleagris isolate 19003 breed g44 Domestic line chromosome 27, NumMel1.0, whole genome shotgun sequence genomic DNA contains:
- the CIRBP gene encoding cold-inducible RNA-binding protein isoform X1 has product MASDEGKLFVGGLSFDTNEQSLEQVFSKYGQISEVVVVKDRETQRSRGFGFVTFENIDDAKDAMMAMNGKSVDGRQIRVDQAGKSSENRSRGYRGGSAGGRGFFRGGRGRGRGFSRGGGERGYGGSRFDSRSGGYNGSRDYYNSSRSQGGYGDRSSGGSYRDSYDSYGKPWFKWERCVRCCRNSLNLLTLF; this is encoded by the exons ATGGCATCAGATGAGGGCAAGCTCTTCGTCGGAGGGCTGAGCTTTGACACCAACGAGCAGTCGCTGGAGCAGGTCTTCTCCAAGTACGGGCAGATCTCCGAAG TCGTGGTGGTGAAAGACAGAGAAACGCAGAGGTCCAGAGGCTTCGGCTTCGTGACGTTTGAAAACATAGACGATGCGAAGGACGCGATGATGGCCATGAATGGGAAG TCCGTAGACGGCCGTCAGATCAGAGTCGACCAAGCTGGGAAATCGTCAGAGAACAGATCCCGAGGCTACAGAGGGGGATCCGCCGGGGGCAGGGGCTTCTTCCGTGGGGGCAGAGGTCGGGGCCGTGGCTTCTCCAGAG GAGGTGGAGAAAGAGGCTACGGCGGGAGCAGATTTGACTCCAGAAGCGGAGGATATAACGGCTCCAGAGACTACTATAATAGCAG CAGGAGTCAAGGTGGCTATGGCGACAGGTCTTCAGGAGGATCCTACAGAGACAGCTACGACAGTTACGGTAAGCCCTGGTTCAAATGGGAGCGATGCGTACGTTGCTGTAGGAACTCTCTAAACCTTCTGACCCTGTTCTGA
- the CIRBP gene encoding cold-inducible RNA-binding protein isoform X5, protein MASDEGKLFVGGLSFDTNEQSLEQVFSKYGQISEVVVVKDRETQRSRGFGFVTFENIDDAKDAMMAMNGKSVDGRQIRVDQAGKSSENRSRGYRGGSAGGRGFFRGGRGRGRGFSRGGGERGYGGSRFDSRSGGYNGSRDYYNSSRSQGGYGDRSSGGSYRDSYDSYG, encoded by the exons ATGGCATCAGATGAGGGCAAGCTCTTCGTCGGAGGGCTGAGCTTTGACACCAACGAGCAGTCGCTGGAGCAGGTCTTCTCCAAGTACGGGCAGATCTCCGAAG TCGTGGTGGTGAAAGACAGAGAAACGCAGAGGTCCAGAGGCTTCGGCTTCGTGACGTTTGAAAACATAGACGATGCGAAGGACGCGATGATGGCCATGAATGGGAAG TCCGTAGACGGCCGTCAGATCAGAGTCGACCAAGCTGGGAAATCGTCAGAGAACAGATCCCGAGGCTACAGAGGGGGATCCGCCGGGGGCAGGGGCTTCTTCCGTGGGGGCAGAGGTCGGGGCCGTGGCTTCTCCAGAG GAGGTGGAGAAAGAGGCTACGGCGGGAGCAGATTTGACTCCAGAAGCGGAGGATATAACGGCTCCAGAGACTACTATAATAGCAG CAGGAGTCAAGGTGGCTATGGCGACAGGTCTTCAGGAGGATCCTACAGAGACAGCTACGACAGTTACG GCTGA
- the CIRBP gene encoding cold-inducible RNA-binding protein isoform X6 translates to MASDEGKLFVGGLSFDTNEQSLEQVFSKYGQISEVVVVKDRETQRSRGFGFVTFENIDDAKDAMMAMNGKSVDGRQIRVDQAGKSSENRSRGYRGGSAGGRGFFRGGRGRGRGFSRGGGERGYGGSRFDSRSGGYNGSRDYYNSRSQGGYGDRSSGGSYRDSYDSYG, encoded by the exons ATGGCATCAGATGAGGGCAAGCTCTTCGTCGGAGGGCTGAGCTTTGACACCAACGAGCAGTCGCTGGAGCAGGTCTTCTCCAAGTACGGGCAGATCTCCGAAG TCGTGGTGGTGAAAGACAGAGAAACGCAGAGGTCCAGAGGCTTCGGCTTCGTGACGTTTGAAAACATAGACGATGCGAAGGACGCGATGATGGCCATGAATGGGAAG TCCGTAGACGGCCGTCAGATCAGAGTCGACCAAGCTGGGAAATCGTCAGAGAACAGATCCCGAGGCTACAGAGGGGGATCCGCCGGGGGCAGGGGCTTCTTCCGTGGGGGCAGAGGTCGGGGCCGTGGCTTCTCCAGAG GAGGTGGAGAAAGAGGCTACGGCGGGAGCAGATTTGACTCCAGAAGCGGAGGATATAACGGCTCCAGAGACTACTATAATAGCAG GAGTCAAGGTGGCTATGGCGACAGGTCTTCAGGAGGATCCTACAGAGACAGCTACGACAGTTACG GCTGA
- the CIRBP gene encoding cold-inducible RNA-binding protein isoform X2 — protein sequence MASDEGKLFVGGLSFDTNEQSLEQVFSKYGQISEVVVVKDRETQRSRGFGFVTFENIDDAKDAMMAMNGKSVDGRQIRVDQAGKSSENRSRGYRGGSAGGRGFFRGGRGRGRGFSRGGGERGYGGSRFDSRSGGYNGSRDYYNSRSQGGYGDRSSGGSYRDSYDSYGKPWFKWERCVRCCRNSLNLLTLF from the exons ATGGCATCAGATGAGGGCAAGCTCTTCGTCGGAGGGCTGAGCTTTGACACCAACGAGCAGTCGCTGGAGCAGGTCTTCTCCAAGTACGGGCAGATCTCCGAAG TCGTGGTGGTGAAAGACAGAGAAACGCAGAGGTCCAGAGGCTTCGGCTTCGTGACGTTTGAAAACATAGACGATGCGAAGGACGCGATGATGGCCATGAATGGGAAG TCCGTAGACGGCCGTCAGATCAGAGTCGACCAAGCTGGGAAATCGTCAGAGAACAGATCCCGAGGCTACAGAGGGGGATCCGCCGGGGGCAGGGGCTTCTTCCGTGGGGGCAGAGGTCGGGGCCGTGGCTTCTCCAGAG GAGGTGGAGAAAGAGGCTACGGCGGGAGCAGATTTGACTCCAGAAGCGGAGGATATAACGGCTCCAGAGACTACTATAATAGCAG GAGTCAAGGTGGCTATGGCGACAGGTCTTCAGGAGGATCCTACAGAGACAGCTACGACAGTTACGGTAAGCCCTGGTTCAAATGGGAGCGATGCGTACGTTGCTGTAGGAACTCTCTAAACCTTCTGACCCTGTTCTGA
- the CIRBP gene encoding cold-inducible RNA-binding protein isoform X3, which yields MASDEGKLFVGGLSFDTNEQSLEQVFSKYGQISEVVVVKDRETQRSRGFGFVTFENIDDAKDAMMAMNGKSVDGRQIRVDQAGKSSENRSRGYRGGSAGGRGFFRGGRGRGRGFSRGGGERGYGGSRFDSRSGGYNGSRDYYNSSRSQGGYGDRSSGGSYRDSYDSYATHNE from the exons ATGGCATCAGATGAGGGCAAGCTCTTCGTCGGAGGGCTGAGCTTTGACACCAACGAGCAGTCGCTGGAGCAGGTCTTCTCCAAGTACGGGCAGATCTCCGAAG TCGTGGTGGTGAAAGACAGAGAAACGCAGAGGTCCAGAGGCTTCGGCTTCGTGACGTTTGAAAACATAGACGATGCGAAGGACGCGATGATGGCCATGAATGGGAAG TCCGTAGACGGCCGTCAGATCAGAGTCGACCAAGCTGGGAAATCGTCAGAGAACAGATCCCGAGGCTACAGAGGGGGATCCGCCGGGGGCAGGGGCTTCTTCCGTGGGGGCAGAGGTCGGGGCCGTGGCTTCTCCAGAG GAGGTGGAGAAAGAGGCTACGGCGGGAGCAGATTTGACTCCAGAAGCGGAGGATATAACGGCTCCAGAGACTACTATAATAGCAG CAGGAGTCAAGGTGGCTATGGCGACAGGTCTTCAGGAGGATCCTACAGAGACAGCTACGACAGTTACG CTACACACAACGAGTAA
- the C27H19orf24 gene encoding uncharacterized membrane protein C19orf24 homolog, with the protein MLRPRPLCILLLLLHGGRTASPTPHNAHNGTEAPRAAEGNGTREGAGLLPTSGLPVLRRTVYVVSALSVLAALYFLLRTFRSRPEGRKRELSAGFKWKKPQRKKYGLLPSHDERLEMASLDSDEDTVFETQNLRR; encoded by the exons ATGCTGCGGCCCCGACCCTTGTgcatcttgctgctgctgctgcacggcGGTCGGACCGCGTCCCCCACCCCGCACAACGCCCACAACGGCACGGAGGCCCCGCGGGCGGCGGAAGGGAACGGGACGCGGGAGGGTGCGGGGCTGCTGCCCACCTCGGGGCTGCCGGTGCTGCGGCGCACGGTGTACGTGGTCAGCGCTCTGTCCGTGCTGGCCGCGCTCTACTTTTTGCTGAGGACGTTCCG CTCCCGGCCGGAGGGACGCAAGCGCGAGCTCAGCGCCGGTTTCAAGTGGAAGAAACCGCAGCGGAAGAAGTACGGGCTGCTGCCCAGCCACGACGAGCGCCTGGAGATGGCCTCGCTCGACAGCGACGAGGACACCGTGTTCGAGACGCAGAACCTGAGGCGGTGA
- the CIRBP gene encoding cold-inducible RNA-binding protein isoform X4, producing the protein MASDEGKLFVGGLSFDTNEQSLEQVFSKYGQISEVVVVKDRETQRSRGFGFVTFENIDDAKDAMMAMNGKSVDGRQIRVDQAGKSSENRSRGYRGGSAGGRGFFRGGRGRGRGFSRGGGERGYGGSRFDSRSGGYNGSRDYYNSRSQGGYGDRSSGGSYRDSYDSYATHNE; encoded by the exons ATGGCATCAGATGAGGGCAAGCTCTTCGTCGGAGGGCTGAGCTTTGACACCAACGAGCAGTCGCTGGAGCAGGTCTTCTCCAAGTACGGGCAGATCTCCGAAG TCGTGGTGGTGAAAGACAGAGAAACGCAGAGGTCCAGAGGCTTCGGCTTCGTGACGTTTGAAAACATAGACGATGCGAAGGACGCGATGATGGCCATGAATGGGAAG TCCGTAGACGGCCGTCAGATCAGAGTCGACCAAGCTGGGAAATCGTCAGAGAACAGATCCCGAGGCTACAGAGGGGGATCCGCCGGGGGCAGGGGCTTCTTCCGTGGGGGCAGAGGTCGGGGCCGTGGCTTCTCCAGAG GAGGTGGAGAAAGAGGCTACGGCGGGAGCAGATTTGACTCCAGAAGCGGAGGATATAACGGCTCCAGAGACTACTATAATAGCAG GAGTCAAGGTGGCTATGGCGACAGGTCTTCAGGAGGATCCTACAGAGACAGCTACGACAGTTACG CTACACACAACGAGTAA
- the LOC110389081 gene encoding uncharacterized protein LOC110389081, translated as MGCDATHAQTVECSACTNHRMQCNACTSHKVQCNAPIIGCNATHALTVGQHGRVGAPSRPRPPRGAAGAGGALSTQLPSQRRGLGICSESKPPAFRLTPPHHSTETAALVAWCSKAQGPMGTSPRHLHHSHKAAQPTAGPGSRGCFYPRCSRDGWGCSWHSTTSSTQIQTPSRGAVLCRRLGPCTWSWALCLGVARGPVTPHTEPPRGCGTEGAAPWGGRSGWFPQNRGQFCLNREEIRSQFNVRQRSAPSASHGAGAGQGRTPSTQCYQQLHIPSPTNPRPALTWGVGSGLRSGFCGQFG; from the exons ATGGGGTGCGATGCAACACATGCACAAACCGTAGAGTGCAGCGCATGCACCAACCACCGGATGCAATGCAATGCATGCACAAGCCATAAGGTGCAATGCAATGCACCAATCATAGGATGTAATGCAACACATGCACTGACCGTGGGGCAGCATGGGAGGGTGGGAGCACCCAGCAGACCCCGCCCCCCCCGgggtgcagcaggagctgggggggcCCTCAGCACCCAGCTGCCTTCGCAGCGGAGAGGGCTGGGAATTTGCAGTGAGAGCAAG CCTCCTGCTTTCCGGCTGACACCACCACACCACAGCACGGAGACAGCAGCATTGGTCGCCTGGTGCAGCAAAGCCCAGGGCCCCATGGGGACCTCACCCCGACATCTCCATCACAgccacaaagcagcacagcccacGGCCGGACCAGGATCCAGGGGATGCTTCTACCCACgctgcagcagggatggctggggctgctcctggcacagcacCACCTCCAGCACTCAGATCCAAACGCCTTCGCgtggagctgtgctctgcaggaggctCGGTCCATGCACGTGGAGCTGGGCCCTGTGCCTGGGGGTGGCACGAGGCCCAGTGACCCCTCACACTGAGCCACCCCGGGGCTGCGGCACCGAGGGCGCTGCCCCATGGGGAGGTAGGAGCGGGTGGTTCCCCCAGAACCGAGGGCAGTTCTGtttaaacagagaagaaatcagGTCCCAGTTCAACGTCAGGCAGCGCTCTGCTCCGAGCGCATCCCATGGTGCCGGTGCCGGGCAGGGCAGGAcccccagcacccagtgctACCAGCAGCTGCACATCCCCAGCCCAACCAACCCAAGACCAGCCCTCACATGGGGTGTGGGCTCCGGGCTCCGCTCAGGGTTTTGTGGCCAATTTGGATGA